One window of the Eucalyptus grandis isolate ANBG69807.140 chromosome 8, ASM1654582v1, whole genome shotgun sequence genome contains the following:
- the LOC104414039 gene encoding LOW QUALITY PROTEIN: short-chain dehydrogenase ptmH (The sequence of the model RefSeq protein was modified relative to this genomic sequence to represent the inferred CDS: deleted 2 bases in 1 codon) yields the protein MGDRMVALVTGCAKGGIGHEYCKALAERNCRVFASDIPRRMKDMLELESSHGVEALELDVTSDESVASGIEGIISKYGRIDVLINNAGIGSVGPLAELPLEAIRKAWEINTLGQLRLVQKVVPHMAARRSGNIVNVGSVVGTVPTPWGGSYCSSKAAVHAMTDALRLELRPFGINVIKVVPGAIRSNFGSATTEKLGAHGWSLYRPFAEAIAERGRASQGAKSTDATTFARHVVSKVLSPRPPRQIVFGHMTGLFAVLSWSPLWVRDLFFSNRFGLNRKL from the exons aTGGGGGATCGGATGGTGGCTCTTGTCACCGGGTGCGCCAAGGGTGGCATAGGCCACGAGTACTGCAAGGCGCTGGCCGAGCGGAACTGCCGTGTCTTCGCCTCCGACATCCCTCGGCGCATGAAAGACATGTTGGAACTTGAGTCCAGCCATGGCGTGGAAGCCCTCGAGCTCGACGTCACGTCCGACGAAAGCGTGGCGTCGGGGATCGAGGGCATCATATCCAAGTATGGCCGGATCGACGTCCTCATCAACAATGCTGGGATCGGGAGCGTGGGGCCGCTGGCGGAGCTGCCCTTGGAGGCGATCCGGAAGGCTTGGGAGATCAACACACTAGGGCAGCTTAGATTGGTCCAGAAAGTGGTGCCCCACATGGCGGCCCGGCGGAGCGGCAATATCGTGAACGTGGGGAGCGTGGTTGGGACCGTGCCGACCCCTTGGGGCGGGTCGTACTGCTCGAGCAAGGCCGCGGTGCATGCCATGACGGACGCCCTGCGGCTGGAGCTCCGTCCCTTCGGCATCAACGTAATCAAGGTGGTCCCTGGGGCGATAAGGTCGAACTTCGGGAGCGCAACCACGGAGAAGCTGGGGGCTCACGGGTGGAGCCTGTACAGGCCTTTCGCGGAGGCGATCGCGGAGCGTGGGCGGGCTTCGCAGGGTGCA AAATCAACGGACGCCACGACGTTCGCAAGGCACGTGGTGAGCAAGGTCTTGAGCCCGAGGCCGCCTCGGCAGATCGTGTTCGGCCACATGACCGGCCTCTTCGCCGTGCTCTCTTGGTCGCCGCTGTGGGTGAGAGACCTCTTCTTCTCAAATCGGTTCGGCCTGAATAGGAAGCTCTAA
- the LOC104414040 gene encoding AP2-like ethylene-responsive transcription factor CRL5, with product MKPMNSDDAGSSHWLGFSLSPHLNMEASHSSYHRQRQNQAPVDSAFGLSPPNLDHGLLRGVEGESFGSCSALSVMPLKSDGSLCLMEALHKSQAQACATPQLEDLFSGATMSHDLEKLYHLEDPQDHGHNHQNHLNHIYWRRQHQAQAQSQHYRHLCSEELTSCNPLQHIPSNNAMEINMMNGSMMGHGGSGSCPVSTMTSGDSHSLSLSMSPQSQPGSITSSQQIADTIAECVALETKNRGFDNCNQKKIVHRKSLDTFGQRTSQYRGVTRHRWTGRYEAHLWDSSCKKEGQSRKGRQVYLGGYDREEKAARAYDLAALKYWGPSTHLNFALDNYQQELEEMKNMSRQEYVAHLRRKSSGFSRGASMYRGVTRHHQHGRWQARIGRVAGNKDLYLGTFSTQEAAAEAYDIAAIKFRGANAVTNFDISRYNVEQIMASSTLLPREMARRDKEVATRFINEASGH from the exons ATGAAGCCCATGAACAGTGATGATGCAGGGAGCAGCCATTGGTTGGGCTTCTCGCTCTCCCCTCACTTGAACATGGAGGCCTCCCACTCTTCTTACCACCGCCAACGGCAGAACCAAGCGCCTGTCGACTCTGCATTTGGTCTCTCGCCTCCGAACCTTGACCATGGCCTGTTGAGGGGAGTTGAAGGTGAAAGCTTTGGCTCATGCTCTGCATTGTCTGTAATGCCACTCAAGTCTGATGGGTCTCTCTGCCTAATGGAAGCTCTCCACAAGTCACAGGCTCAAG CTTGTGCTACTCCACAACTGGAGGACCTCTTCAGTGGTGCAACCATGAGCCATGACTTAGAAAAGTTGTACCACCTGGAAGACCCACAGGATCACGGGCACAACCACCAAAATCACCTCAACCACATCTACTGGAGAAGGCAACACCAAGCCCAAGCTCAATCCCAACACTACCGCCATCTCTGCTCTGAAGAACTCACGAGCTGTAACCCCCTTCAACACATTCCTTCGAACAATGCAATGGAGATCAATATGATGAATGGAAGCATGATGGGTCATGGTGGGTCAGGATCTTGTCCTGTAAGCACAATGACATCTGGTGATTCACACTCGTTGAGCTTGTCGATGAGCCCTCAGTCACAGCCAGGCAGCATCACGAGCTCGCAGCAGATAGCTGACACGATAGCAGAGTGCGTTGCCCTGGAGACCAAGAACAGAGGGTTTGACAATTGCAATCAGAAGAAGATAGTTCATAGGAAATCTCTAGATACTTTTGGGCAGAGAACCTCTCAGTACAGAGGTGTTACAAG ACATAGATGGACAGGTAGATATGAAGCTCATTTATGGGATAGCAGCTGCAAGAAAGAAGGGCAGAGCAGGAAAGGAAGACAAG TGTACCTTG GAGGGTATGATAGGGAAGAAAAGGCTGCAAGGGCTTACGATCTCGCAGCGCTCAAGTACTGGGGACCGTCAACCCATCTGAATTTCGCT ttGGATAACTATCAGCAAGAACTGGAGGAAATGAAGAACATGAGCAGACAGGAATATGTTGCTCACCTTAGGAG aaaaagtAGTGGATTTTCAAGAGGTGCTTCCATGTATAGAGGAGTCACAAG ACATCATCAGCATGGACGTTGGCAAGCTCGGATAGGCCGAGTTGCGGGGAACAAAGACCTCTATCTTGGAACTTTCA GCACTCAAGAAGCAGCAGCGGAGGCCTACGACATTGCCGCCATAAAATTCCGAGGAGCAAATGCGGTGACTAATTTCGACATCTCGAGGTACAATGTGGAGCAGATCATGGCAAGCAGCACCCTTCTCCCCAGAGAAATGGCCAGACGCGACAAGGAGGTCGCGACCAGGTTCATCAATGAAGCTTCTGGTCACTGA